A genomic stretch from Nerophis ophidion isolate RoL-2023_Sa linkage group LG14, RoL_Noph_v1.0, whole genome shotgun sequence includes:
- the LOC133568232 gene encoding cyclin-dependent kinase 10-like gives MDAAGEEEPEPIKLKSLKNKVFTVPNNDRFGSCRSVREFEKLNRIGEGTYGIVYRARDTKSDEIVALKKVRMDKEKDGIPISSLREITLLLRLRHPNIVELKEVVVGSHLESLFLVMSYCEQDLASLLENMQTPFTEAQVKCIILQLLKGLGYLHHTFIIHRDLKVSNLLMTDKGCVKIADFGLARMYGVPQQPMTPRVVTLWYRAPELLLGSKTQTTALDMWAVGCILAELLAHKPLLPGTSEIQQVDLIVQLLGTPNENIWPGFTALPLIGQYSLRKQPYNNLKNKFTWLSEAGHRLLNLLFMYHPQRRASAKDCLESSYFKEKPLPCEPELMPTFPHHRNKRAAYQPEKHSKRSKV, from the exons ATGGACGCCGCAGGAGAGGAAGAACCGGAGCCAATAAAGCTCAAATCTCTGAAGAACAAAGTATTTACAGTGCCTAACAATGATAGG TTTGGGAGCTGCCGAAGTGTCCGAGAGTTTGAAAAGCTCAACCGTATCGGGGAAGGAACCTACGGCATTGTGT ACCGTGCTCGGGACACCAAGTCTGATGAAATTGTAGCTCTGAAGAAAGTTCGGATGGATAAAGAGAAAGACG GCAtccccatcagcagcctgagAGAAATCACCCTGTTGCTACGGCTCAGACATCCCAACATCGTGGAGCTGAAGGAGGTGGTTGTGGGCAGTCATCTGGAGAG TCTGTTTCTGGTGATGAGTTACTGTGAGCAGGACCTGGCGAGCCTCCTGGAGAACATGCAGACACCTTTCACTGAAGCTCAG GTGAAATGTATCATCTTGCAGTTGTTAAAAGGTTTGGGGTATCTCCATCACACGTTCATCATTCACAG GGACCTGAAGGTGTCTAATTTGCTGATGACAGACAAAGGCTGCGTTAAGATCG CTGATTTTGGACTGGCTCGCATGTATGGCGTCCCCCAGCAACCCATGACCCCCAGAGTGGTCACCTTGTG GTACAGAGCTCCAGAGCTCCTCCTCGGAAGTAAGACTCAAACAACAGCTCTGGACATGTG GGCTGTGGGTTGTATCCTGGCAGAGTTGCTGGCCCACAAACCCTTACTTCCTGGAACATCTGAGATCCAGCAGGTGGACCTAATAGTTCAGTTACTGGGGACACCGAATGAAAACATTTGGCCG GGCTTTACTGCGCTGCCTCTCATTGGTCAGTACAGTTTGAGGAAGCAGCCCTACAACAACCTGAAGAACAAATTCACTTGGCTGTCTGAAGCAGGACACAGACTGCTCAACCTGCTTTTCATGTACCACCCACAgcgcag AGCGTCGGCCAAAGATTGTTTGGAGAGTTCCTACTTCAAGGAGAAACCTTTAC CCTGCGAGCCTGAACTGATGCCGACCTTCCCTCACCATCGCAACAAACGTGCCGCTTATCAACCAGAGAAACATTCCAAACGCAGCAAAGTCTGA